Part of the Persephonella sp. genome is shown below.
AGAGTTTGACTGGGAGTATCTAAGGGAAGAATACGGTTATATCCAGAAGGGAATAAAAATCTCATATATAACAGACGTTGTTTTTTCTGAGGAAAATGTTGAGAAAATAGTCCAGCTTATAAAGGGTTCTGATGTTTTATATTGCGAATCAGTTTTTCTATCAGAAGACAAAGAACAGGCAAGAAAGGTTTATCACCTAACCACAGACCAAACGGCATACATAGCAGAAAAAGCAAATGTTAAGAAACTAATCGTTTTCCACTTCTCCCGCCGCTATGGAAACAATAAGGAAAAAATCCTAAACGAAATCAAACAACTATTTCCAGAGGTAGAGTAAAAATCCTTTGCTACTTACAGACCGTATATTAAAATTTGATTATAATATGTGTCAGAAAAGGTCTTTGACTTATTGCACAAACATTCTTAGTTTTATTTCAGGATTATCCAAAAATAGTCTATTACTTGAAAGTTTATTATTTTTAGACTAACTTAATACTATAAGGAAAGAATTGTAGGTGCTTACATGAAAACCATAAAGTCTATGAATGCTTTTAAAACAAGCTACATAGCAGATATTAAGGAAAGGTTGGGTTTTAAAGTAAGGGTTTCTCCCCGAAGAAAAAACTCTGAAAGAAAAATAAAATGCCCAGATTTTCATGCAAAATTTATCAGTGAAGCCATAAAAATTCTGCAAAAAGAAGGGAAACCATTAACATACAGGAACATACAGGAAAAAGCATTCAAACTGTATCAAAAAGCACAATCAGAGAATAAAGTAAAAAAATATTTTAACTCTATCAAAGTAAGCAAATCATTATCTAAAGAGGACATAAAAGATATATTAGACTCAGAGGTTTTTGAACTTGAAAGTTAAAGTAATGGTCGACACAAACGTTTTAATTTACTTTTTAACAGACATAGAGACTGAACACAAAGAAAAAATAAAAAAGCTTTTTGAACAAGAAAACAAATACCAGTTTGTAATAACTACACGGATATTAGATGAGCTTATTTTCAAACTAATTATCATTCAGAGCGGGAAAAATTTCAAATATTTAAAAGATAACAAAGACGTTTTGAAAAAATACAGTTCTACAATAGACATTGTAAAAAACTTTTTCAAAGAGTTTAGTTTTAAAATCTACGAGATAAAAGAAAAACACTACTGGAAATTAAAGAATGTTATTGACAAATATGGATTGATAGGTAATGATGCCCTGACTTTTATTGTAATGAAGGAGAATAACCTGAAATACATTGCGACTACAGATAAAGATTTTGAACACATTCCCGCAGTAAACGTCCTAACTAATCTTTAAACCTTGTCATCCAGATTTACCTATAATAATCAGTTTTTTTTCTATACATTCACCTTGTCTCTTAAATCCTCTGGGATGTGGTCTTTTATCATTTCAAGGAATTGTTGTTC
Proteins encoded:
- a CDS encoding PIN domain-containing protein, whose product is MKVKVMVDTNVLIYFLTDIETEHKEKIKKLFEQENKYQFVITTRILDELIFKLIIIQSGKNFKYLKDNKDVLKKYSSTIDIVKNFFKEFSFKIYEIKEKHYWKLKNVIDKYGLIGNDALTFIVMKENNLKYIATTDKDFEHIPAVNVLTNL